A window of the Malaclemys terrapin pileata isolate rMalTer1 chromosome 6, rMalTer1.hap1, whole genome shotgun sequence genome harbors these coding sequences:
- the GADD45G gene encoding growth arrest and DNA damage-inducible protein GADD45 gamma translates to MTLEEIHGQEPVPESSDRMQGAGKALHELLVSAQRRGGLTAGVYESAKLMNVDPDKVAFCVLAAAEEDEGDIALQIHFTLIQAFCCDNDIDIVRLHDIPKLADIVGPSEESGEPRDLHCILITNPNEDAWKDPSLEKLNLFCEESRNVNDWVPTITLPE, encoded by the exons ATGACTCTGGAGGAGATTCACGGACAGGAGCCAGTGCCCGAGAGCAGCGACAG GATGCAGGGCGCCGGCAAAGCCCTCCACGAGCTGCTGGTGTCGGCGCAGCGGCGCGGCGGCCTGACCGCCGGGGTCTACGAGTCGGCCAAGCTGATGAACGT CGATCCCGACAAGGTGGCGTTCTGCGTGCTGGCCGCGGCCGAGGAGGACGAGGGGGACATCGCCCTGCAGATCCACTTCACCCTCATCCAGGCCTTCTGCTGCGACAACGACATCGACATCGTCCGCCTGCACGACATCCCCAAGCTGGCCGACATCGTGGGGCCCAGCGAGGAGTCGGGGGAGCCCCGCGACCTGCACTGCATCCTCATCACG AATCCCAATGAGGATGCTTGGAAGGACCCATCTCTGGAAAAGTTGAATCTCTTTTGTGAGGAAAGCCGAAATGTCAATGATTGGGTGCCCACTATCACCCTGCCTGAGTGA